A single window of Cellulomonas sp. NTE-D12 DNA harbors:
- a CDS encoding extracellular solute-binding protein — MKARKSLAAAAVLAAGALVLTACSSGGSGSDSTASSAGGSGAKVTMTFWHNSTTGDGKAYWESTVKDFETANPNVTINIQAIQNEDMDGKLQTALNSGDAPDIFMARGGGKLADVVAAGQAQDLTKSIDAATKSAVGDGAFSAFSVDGKVYGMPVAVLPGGIYYSKDLFTKAGITSTPKTMADLNDAVTKLKAAGIEPIALGAKDAWPAAHWFYFFALRECSKDTMAAAAKSRSFNDPCWTKAGQDLQTFAATNPFNQGFLTTSAQQGAGSSAGLVANHKAAMELMGAWDPGVIASLTPDGKALPDLGWFPFPAVDGGKGDPAAMMGGVDGYSCSAKAPKECAKFLNFAMQKQYQEGYSKAFQTLPASKDAQSAVTDPALLDILKAYNNAPYVSVWLDTLFGQNVGNALNSGVVNMLAGKGDAAGIVKATNDAAAKG, encoded by the coding sequence ATGAAGGCAAGGAAGTCCCTGGCGGCTGCGGCCGTCCTGGCGGCGGGCGCCCTCGTGCTCACCGCGTGCAGCAGCGGTGGCTCGGGCTCCGACTCCACGGCCAGCTCGGCCGGTGGCAGCGGCGCGAAGGTCACCATGACCTTCTGGCACAACTCGACCACGGGTGACGGCAAGGCGTACTGGGAGAGCACCGTCAAGGACTTCGAGACGGCCAACCCGAACGTCACCATCAACATCCAGGCCATCCAGAACGAGGACATGGACGGCAAGCTGCAGACCGCCCTGAACTCGGGCGACGCGCCGGACATCTTCATGGCCCGCGGTGGCGGCAAGCTCGCCGACGTCGTGGCGGCCGGCCAGGCGCAGGACCTCACCAAGTCGATCGACGCGGCCACCAAGTCGGCCGTCGGCGACGGCGCCTTCAGCGCGTTCTCCGTCGACGGCAAGGTGTACGGCATGCCCGTCGCGGTGCTGCCGGGCGGCATCTACTACAGCAAGGACCTGTTCACCAAGGCCGGCATCACCTCGACGCCGAAGACCATGGCGGACCTGAACGACGCGGTCACCAAGCTCAAGGCGGCCGGCATCGAGCCCATCGCGCTCGGCGCCAAGGACGCGTGGCCCGCCGCGCACTGGTTCTACTTCTTCGCGCTGCGCGAGTGCAGCAAGGACACGATGGCCGCGGCCGCCAAGTCCCGCTCCTTCAACGACCCGTGCTGGACCAAGGCGGGCCAGGACCTGCAGACGTTCGCGGCGACGAACCCGTTCAACCAGGGCTTCCTCACCACCTCCGCCCAGCAGGGCGCCGGCTCGTCGGCCGGTCTGGTCGCCAACCACAAGGCCGCCATGGAGCTCATGGGCGCCTGGGACCCGGGCGTGATCGCGTCCCTGACCCCGGACGGCAAGGCGCTGCCGGACCTCGGCTGGTTCCCGTTCCCGGCCGTCGACGGCGGCAAGGGTGACCCGGCGGCCATGATGGGTGGCGTCGACGGCTACTCCTGCTCGGCCAAGGCGCCGAAGGAGTGCGCGAAGTTCCTCAACTTCGCGATGCAGAAGCAGTACCAGGAGGGCTACTCCAAGGCCTTCCAGACGCTGCCCGCCAGCAAGGACGCGCAGAGCGCCGTCACCGACCCCGCCCTGCTCGACATCCTCAAGGCGTACAACAACGCGCCGTACGTCTCCGTCTGGCTGGACACGCTGTTCGGCCAGAACGTCGGCAACGCCCTGAACAGCGGCGTGGTGAACATGCTCGCCGGCAAGGGTGACGCGGCCGGCATCGTCAAGGCCACCAACGACGCGGCGGCCAAGGGCTGA